In Jejubacter calystegiae, the following are encoded in one genomic region:
- a CDS encoding NCS2 family permease, with the protein MANTTVNSPAPANWLERRFALYTRGSSVRTECLAGITGFLAAAYLLVVIPSLLASGGMDKSAATTGTIVVFVIGSLLMAFYANLPFIVGPGIGGSVLVGVTLSDSAGIGWQIGLGIACWSGILFFLLTKFGLREVVTRSVPQSIKLGLTASIGLFVAVLGFRNAGLVLANVKTNALMLGDFLSPGALVALSGLFLAIALQARRVPGAILWAILFATLVGVPAGVTQLPASFIDLPHPITPVLGEIDLTGALNIAFLPFLFVFFASEFFSTMGTTLAVGGEAGLLDDEGNMPHINRPFMVDSIAAALGPWVGIPAATALIESSAAAEAGGKTGLTALAAATMFLLMLLFTPVALMIPKEATAPALILIGLNMFSGLRKVELGNFTDGLPVLMMVMITLIANSFGTGIAGGLLFYIAIKAVAGKWRDIPVGLWILAIPLIYYFATLVRH; encoded by the coding sequence ATGGCCAATACCACTGTTAACTCGCCCGCACCGGCCAACTGGCTGGAGCGGCGCTTTGCGCTGTATACTCGCGGCAGCAGCGTACGTACCGAATGTCTGGCCGGCATTACCGGCTTTCTTGCCGCTGCTTATCTACTGGTGGTGATCCCCAGCCTGCTGGCCAGCGGCGGTATGGATAAAAGCGCCGCCACCACAGGAACCATCGTGGTATTCGTTATCGGTTCGCTGCTGATGGCCTTCTACGCCAACCTGCCGTTTATCGTCGGACCGGGAATCGGCGGATCGGTGCTGGTCGGCGTCACTCTTTCGGACAGCGCCGGCATCGGCTGGCAAATCGGCCTCGGCATCGCCTGCTGGTCAGGGATTCTCTTCTTCCTGCTGACCAAATTCGGGCTGCGTGAAGTCGTGACCCGCTCGGTTCCCCAGTCGATCAAACTGGGCCTGACCGCTTCCATCGGCCTGTTCGTTGCGGTGTTGGGATTTCGTAACGCCGGGCTGGTGCTGGCTAACGTTAAAACCAACGCGCTGATGCTGGGCGACTTCCTGTCGCCCGGCGCGCTGGTGGCGCTGAGTGGCCTGTTTCTGGCCATTGCACTACAGGCGCGTCGGGTGCCGGGCGCCATTTTATGGGCCATTCTGTTCGCCACCCTGGTCGGCGTACCGGCAGGCGTTACCCAACTTCCGGCCAGCTTTATCGACCTGCCGCATCCCATTACGCCGGTGCTGGGCGAGATTGACCTGACAGGCGCGCTGAACATTGCCTTTCTGCCTTTTTTATTCGTCTTTTTCGCGTCAGAATTTTTCTCCACTATGGGGACAACGCTGGCGGTAGGCGGTGAGGCCGGACTGCTGGATGACGAAGGCAATATGCCGCATATCAATCGCCCGTTTATGGTGGATTCTATCGCCGCCGCGCTGGGGCCATGGGTCGGCATTCCGGCTGCGACCGCGTTGATTGAATCTTCGGCGGCGGCGGAAGCAGGCGGCAAAACCGGGCTGACCGCCCTGGCGGCGGCGACCATGTTCCTGCTGATGCTGCTGTTCACGCCAGTGGCGCTGATGATCCCTAAAGAAGCCACAGCGCCAGCGCTGATTTTGATTGGTCTGAATATGTTTAGCGGCCTGCGTAAAGTCGAACTTGGCAACTTTACCGATGGGCTGCCGGTACTGATGATGGTGATGATTACCCTTATCGCCAACAGTTTCGGTACCGGTATCGCCGGTGGGCTACTGTTCTATATCGCCATTAAAGCCGTTGCGGGCAAATGGCGCGACATTCCGGTGGGACTGTGGATATTGGCGATTCCGCTGATTTATTACTTTGCCACGCTGGTAAGACACTGA